A single window of Debaryomyces hansenii CBS767 chromosome F complete sequence DNA harbors:
- a CDS encoding DEHA2F03498p (weakly similar to uniprot|Q12468 Saccharomyces cerevisiae YDL216C RRI1 subunit of COP9 signalosome (CSN)), whose translation MRCIHELADVFINDSDERILTQSLDATEIDKHADYESFFSINSDESIMKARPWKSNAKYFKKTYISSLALCKMSVHAKSGGAIEVMGMMTGKIIKNSIIVMDVYPLPVEGTETRVNAQAEGYEYMVQYLENSKQVGRDENIVGWYHSHPGYGCWLSGIDVATQSLNQNFQDPYLAIVIDPMKTEDQGKVEIGAFRTFPDNYKSPDSAAPTNNTRGVPPSKQKDFGVHSDKYYSLDIQIFKSNLDTEILNIISNKSWIGKLIKSVNTANHQEQNMIENVFKLINKLQKKEVNQLNRFEISFIKKFDLIFEDIISKKLMNDNRFYSTISQSSYDSFSGHGNSSSNDEMDDESDLDDRDKSSAPLDISDTGNDDVMSMESSVNVYTDKRGDDNDDDDDNDGYDKRPMYTNYRSRANLTKPRKSGSSPEEHVKLSNNVNKTITNISNHSKDIGLTELQDLIALKTKESIFLGK comes from the coding sequence ATGCGATGCATTCATGAACTCGCAGATGTATTCATAAATGATTCAGATGAGAGAATCCTCACACAGCTGTTAGATGCTACGGAGATAGATAAACATGCTGATTATGAATCTTTTTTTTCCATTAACTCTGATGAGAGTATAATGAAGGCAAGACCTTGGAAGTCAAATGCCAAATACTTCAAGAAAACATATATATCTTCGTTAGCATTATGTAAAATGTCAGTTCATGCCAAATCAGGAGGTGCAATTGAAGTTATGGGGATGATGACTGGCAAGATTATTAAAAACTCAATAATTGTGATGGATGTTTATCCATTGCCAGTTGAGGGTACCGAGACAAGAGTTAATGCTCAGGCAGAAGGTTATGAATATATGGTGCAATATCTAGAAAACCTGAAACAAGTGGGTAGAGATGAGAATATTGTTGGATGGTATCATTCACATCCAGGTTATGGCTGTTGGTTGTCTGGTATAGATGTTGCAACGCAAAGTTTGAACCAGAATTTCCAAGATCCGTATCTAGCTATAGTTATTGATCCGATGAAAACAGAGGACCAAGGAAAAGTTGAGATTGGGGCCTTCCGGACCTTTCCTGATAATTACAAATCCCCTGATTCCGCTGCACCTACTAACAATACTAGAGGAGTCCCCCCGTCCAAACAGAAAGATTTTGGGGTTCATTCGGATAAGTACTATTCATTAGAtatccaaatcttcaagtCCAATCTAGATACTGAAATTCTAAACATCATATCGAACAAATCGTGGATCGGCAAACTAATCAAATCGGTCAACACAGCGAATCATCAAGAACAAAATATGATAGAAAACGTATTCAAGTTGATCAATAAACTTCAGAAGAAGGAAGTCAATCAATTGAACAGGTTCGAAATCTCgtttatcaaaaaattcgACTTGATCTTTGAAGACATAATAAGCAAGAAGCTTATGAATGACAATAGATTCTACAGTACAATATCACAGAGTTCCTATGACAGCTTTAGTGGGCATGGGAATTCATCAAGCAACGATGAAATGGACGACGAAAGCGATCTCGATGACAGAGACAAGAGCAGTGCACCCCTAGACATTTCTGACACGGGAAACGACGACGTTATGTCCATGGAAAGCTCGGTCAACGTCTACACAGACAAGAGAGGAGATGACaatgacgatgatgatgacaaCGACGGCTATGACAAAAGACCCATGTACACCAATTATAGATCAAGAGCAAATCTAACCAAGCCACGAAAACTGGGTTCCTCGCCGGAAGAACATGTGAAGTTACTGAATAACGTAAATAAGACCATCACAAACATATCTAATCATAGTAAAGATATAGGTCTTACAGAACTACAGGACTTGATAGCCCTAAAGACCAAAGAGCTGATTTTTTTGGGCAAATAA